A part of Nocardioides sp. WS12 genomic DNA contains:
- the eccD gene encoding type VII secretion integral membrane protein EccD: MTQAGRVSGAVASGLVRVTITSGTRRVDLVLPGAIPVAELLPELARSVGLLDPATVHGGYRVGTADGRRLAPDTGLILQGVEDGGLLTVSAGVDDPAPRVYDDVVEAMTDVVEHDLRPWLPASGRHTALTAAGLFLALGLVALLIQRGSDLAGAATALVALALCAGGIVLSRAQHEPEAAVGVSWLGAAYAAAAGVMFAPLDADLFAEPLAFAGAGALMAGLICVIGLGAGRTLVFPPVVIGVLALVIGLYLRSADGEGFEPAPLLTTVLALVVLAGSVFPWLALGATSTRVDQLFAPSDITADPEDIEHSRVAADARIAHEILLAISGTVGLLLVLVAPLAVSLGVSGTLLAVDACLIVMLRTRQYRTGSEVLLGLGTGIAGLAVTALAVLSMHDDWRPTLSVLLAVMGAVLLTATLSPSVPSVRRGRLGDVLESVALLTLLPLLVIAVGLFTQVRQAI, encoded by the coding sequence ATGACACAGGCAGGTCGGGTTTCGGGGGCAGTGGCCTCCGGGCTGGTCCGGGTGACGATAACTTCGGGCACACGGCGTGTGGACCTCGTGCTCCCCGGAGCGATTCCGGTCGCGGAGTTGCTCCCCGAACTGGCCCGCAGCGTCGGGTTGCTGGATCCGGCGACGGTCCACGGTGGTTATCGCGTCGGTACGGCGGACGGCCGCCGACTGGCGCCCGACACCGGACTGATCCTGCAGGGCGTCGAGGACGGCGGCCTGCTCACGGTGTCCGCCGGCGTCGACGACCCGGCTCCGCGGGTCTACGACGACGTGGTCGAGGCCATGACCGATGTCGTCGAGCACGATCTCCGGCCGTGGCTGCCCGCCTCCGGTCGTCACACGGCGCTGACGGCGGCCGGTCTGTTCCTCGCCCTCGGACTGGTGGCGCTGCTCATCCAGCGCGGCTCGGACCTCGCGGGTGCAGCGACCGCCCTGGTCGCTCTCGCCCTGTGCGCGGGCGGCATCGTCCTGTCCCGCGCCCAGCACGAACCGGAAGCTGCCGTCGGGGTCTCCTGGCTCGGTGCCGCCTACGCGGCCGCCGCCGGCGTGATGTTCGCGCCGCTCGACGCCGACCTGTTCGCCGAACCACTGGCTTTCGCCGGCGCCGGTGCGCTGATGGCCGGTCTGATCTGCGTGATCGGCCTCGGTGCCGGTCGGACGCTGGTCTTCCCGCCCGTCGTCATCGGTGTGCTCGCGCTCGTCATCGGCCTCTATCTCCGTTCTGCCGACGGTGAGGGCTTCGAACCCGCACCGCTGCTCACCACGGTCCTCGCGCTCGTGGTGCTGGCCGGCAGCGTCTTCCCGTGGCTCGCGCTCGGCGCCACCTCCACCCGGGTGGACCAGCTCTTCGCTCCGTCCGACATCACGGCCGATCCCGAGGACATCGAGCATTCCCGGGTCGCCGCTGATGCCCGGATCGCGCACGAGATCCTGCTCGCCATCTCCGGCACCGTCGGCCTGCTGCTGGTCCTCGTCGCGCCGCTGGCGGTCAGCCTCGGCGTGAGCGGCACGCTGCTCGCGGTGGACGCCTGCCTCATCGTGATGTTGCGGACGCGGCAGTACCGCACCGGCAGCGAGGTGCTCCTCGGGCTCGGGACCGGCATCGCCGGGCTCGCCGTGACCGCCCTCGCGGTGCTCTCGATGCACGACGACTGGCGCCCCACGCTGTCGGTGCTGCTCGCGGTGATGGGTGCGGTCCTGCTGACGGCGACGTTGTCGCCGTCGGTTCCCTCGGTCCGCCGTGGCCGGCTGGGCGACGTCCTTGAGTCGGTCGCCCTGCTCACCCTGCTGCCCTTGCTGGTCATCGCGGTCGGCCTCTTCACCCAGGTTCGCCAGGCGATCTGA
- a CDS encoding YibE/F family protein has product MGAGHSHRATSDSDADPVSVGTTARTVLLAGLGISLFATLIALVVWWPPSDVAERAAESGGAAGQFAAPGVTFPSGEIVSVSEPCPGLGLPDGSGCSELQVQVEGEDKPVAVQVPPEVLDSGIGKGDHVELLRTPTPEAENGEEASYSYFATERNGTLIWLTLFFVVVVVSIARWRGVFAIFGLAFGGLVVWWWMLPALLDGSPGVGVALTSAAAIMFVVLYTTHGFSLRTSTALAGTLVGIVLTAGIGVIAIGDAHLTGISDESGAILSTFGALDFQALLGCALVIAGLGVLNDVTITQASAVWELRSVSPHASRGEVFASAMRIGRDHIASTIYTIVFAYVGTALILLMLLRVYDRPLIDLLSTEQLAEEVIRTLVTSVGLVLAVPITTGLATLVASPARPD; this is encoded by the coding sequence GTGGGTGCCGGACACAGCCATCGCGCCACCAGTGACAGCGACGCCGACCCCGTCAGCGTCGGTACGACGGCCCGGACCGTGTTGCTCGCCGGACTCGGGATCTCCCTGTTCGCCACGCTCATCGCCCTGGTCGTGTGGTGGCCGCCGAGTGACGTCGCCGAACGCGCGGCCGAGTCCGGGGGAGCCGCCGGCCAGTTCGCTGCTCCGGGCGTGACCTTCCCCAGCGGCGAGATCGTGTCGGTCAGCGAGCCCTGCCCGGGCCTGGGCCTGCCGGACGGGTCGGGGTGCAGCGAACTCCAGGTCCAGGTCGAGGGCGAGGACAAACCGGTCGCCGTACAGGTGCCACCGGAGGTGCTCGACTCCGGCATCGGCAAGGGCGACCACGTCGAACTGCTGCGCACGCCGACCCCCGAGGCCGAGAACGGCGAGGAGGCGTCGTACTCCTACTTCGCGACGGAACGCAACGGGACCCTGATCTGGCTCACCCTGTTCTTCGTCGTCGTGGTCGTCTCGATCGCGCGCTGGCGCGGGGTCTTCGCGATCTTCGGCCTCGCATTCGGCGGTCTGGTGGTGTGGTGGTGGATGCTGCCGGCGCTGCTCGACGGCTCACCGGGCGTCGGCGTTGCGCTCACCAGCGCTGCGGCGATCATGTTCGTCGTCCTCTACACGACCCACGGGTTCTCGCTGCGCACGAGTACGGCGCTCGCCGGGACCCTGGTCGGGATCGTGCTCACCGCCGGGATCGGCGTGATCGCGATCGGCGACGCGCACCTGACCGGCATCAGCGACGAGAGCGGCGCCATCCTCTCGACCTTCGGCGCCCTCGACTTCCAGGCCCTGCTGGGTTGTGCCCTCGTGATCGCCGGCCTCGGTGTCCTCAACGACGTCACGATCACCCAGGCCTCGGCCGTCTGGGAACTGCGTTCCGTCTCCCCCCACGCGTCTCGCGGGGAGGTCTTCGCCAGCGCCATGCGCATCGGCCGCGACCACATCGCGTCGACGATCTACACGATCGTGTTCGCCTACGTCGGCACGGCGCTCATCCTGCTGATGCTGCTGCGGGTCTACGACCGGCCCCTGATCGACCTGCTCTCGACCGAACAGCTCGCCGAAGAGGTCATCCGGACCCTGGTCACCTCGGTCGGCCTCGTGCTCGCCGTACCCATCACGACCGGCCTGGCGACTCTCGTCGCCTCACCCGCCCGCCCTGATTGA
- the eccCa gene encoding type VII secretion protein EccCa, translating into MTVTPDTAQGRRVRTAAPGSLTQRAGRSERPELPSGQLQIQPPPQIQPSEGAAGVAMNAIPMLGSLGSIVLVAGLSTGSGQNPALRYIAGGMFLFATLGFIIVQIDRQRKQRQQQVTGSRTEYLRYLATVRGVARDAADQQRRALTWIHPDPSALPALAEDRSRVWERSSADPAFLQVRYGVCAQPLALELVPPEGAPIDDVDPASASALHRLLVVHRLQPDLPASIDLRAFDRIEICGAEEEARSLARTLLCSATTFQSPENLQVAVLATEATLANWDWVKWLPHAHSQHQTDAVGPARMVTTSLTDLVAMLPPDLTERPRFGADERPASPHILLITDGAELPPGNHVIPPDGLHGVTVLDLPARWGELDSATALRLEIEEAPIRPRGMGGRSAHDDGTNTVPLVAVRLRTEPVRAKGDQCSLATAEALARRLTPLFTPSAGSSVGDDAVDITAPTDFMDLLGLGDVRTFDPDAAWRSRPARDRLRVPIGVGDGAAPVHLDIKESAQQGMGPHGLVIGATGSGKSEFLRTLVLGLAMTHSPEQLNMVLVDFKGGATFAGMSEMPHVSAVITNLSQELTLVDRMQDALSGEMVRRQELLREAGNFASIRDYEKARLSGDPAGAALPPLPSLFVVVDEFSEMLSAKPEFIDLFVAIGRLGRSLGLHLLLASQRLEEGRLRGLESHLSYRIGLRTFSAQESRAVLGVPDAYELPAVPGLGYLKPDPTSLTRFKSAYVSGPPEAGRRRVTRDSGGKVRGILPFTISEVQAFDLPETDSEPDVAPAAAAEDSSITLLDVAVQKMEGRGLAAHQVWLPPLDEPDTLDHLMADLAPHPDLGLVSMRWRNVGNLTIPLGTVDRPREQRRDTLTVSLSGAAGHVAVVGGPRSGKSTLLRTIVTSLAMTTTPLETQFYVLDFGGGTFSPLAALPHVAGVGSRSEPEVVRRILAEVKGIVDRREKYFRSQGIDSIETYRSRRGQGRADDGYGDVFLVIDGWGTLRSEFDDLELEIQQLAGRGLTFGLHVVTSSTRWPDFRAAMRDVLGTRLELRLGDPIDSEIDRKVAALVPMNRPGRGLVPGKLHFLSALPRIDSDPSAGTLGDGVDALISAVAKNWRGPTGPKLRLLPDRISLDEVRALTATPPARQLLLAINEKELAPVGLDVDAEPHLLLFGDGKSGKSNLLRTYCQEIMRTRTPAEAQIVVVDYRRSLLGEVPEEYLLNYLTSATQAQPALNDLATYLQNRIPGPDVTPEQLRNRSWWSGAEVFVVVDDYDLVATQQSSPVALLQPLLAQARDVGLHVAIARRSGGASRALYEPVIQSLRDLAMPGILLAGNRDEGVLLGNVRPGPAQPGRGRLITRDRGTETVQLAWTDPSV; encoded by the coding sequence ATGACCGTGACACCGGATACGGCCCAGGGCCGGAGGGTGCGCACGGCTGCGCCTGGAAGCCTGACCCAGCGCGCGGGGCGCAGCGAGCGACCCGAACTGCCGAGCGGACAGCTGCAGATCCAGCCGCCGCCGCAGATCCAGCCGAGCGAAGGCGCCGCCGGGGTCGCGATGAACGCGATCCCGATGCTGGGCAGCCTCGGGTCGATCGTCCTGGTCGCCGGCCTCAGCACGGGCAGTGGGCAGAATCCTGCGCTGCGCTACATCGCCGGCGGCATGTTCCTGTTCGCGACGCTCGGCTTCATCATCGTGCAGATCGACCGGCAGCGTAAGCAACGCCAGCAGCAGGTCACGGGCTCGCGCACCGAGTACCTCCGCTACCTCGCGACCGTCCGCGGCGTCGCCCGCGACGCGGCCGACCAGCAGCGCCGGGCGCTGACCTGGATCCACCCCGACCCGTCAGCGCTGCCCGCCCTCGCCGAGGACCGCTCGCGAGTGTGGGAGCGGTCCTCAGCCGATCCCGCCTTCCTGCAGGTGCGGTACGGCGTCTGCGCGCAACCCCTCGCCCTCGAACTCGTGCCCCCGGAGGGCGCACCGATCGACGACGTCGACCCGGCGTCGGCCTCCGCGTTGCACCGGCTCCTCGTGGTCCACCGGCTGCAGCCCGACCTGCCCGCGTCGATCGATCTGCGGGCGTTCGACCGGATCGAGATCTGCGGCGCCGAGGAGGAAGCGCGCTCGCTCGCACGCACCCTGCTCTGCTCGGCCACCACCTTCCAGTCACCGGAGAACCTGCAGGTCGCCGTACTCGCGACCGAGGCGACGCTGGCCAATTGGGACTGGGTGAAGTGGCTCCCCCATGCCCACAGCCAGCACCAGACCGACGCAGTCGGCCCGGCCCGGATGGTCACCACGTCGCTGACCGACCTGGTGGCGATGCTCCCGCCGGACCTCACCGAACGCCCGCGCTTCGGTGCGGACGAGCGGCCCGCGAGCCCGCACATCCTGCTGATCACCGATGGTGCCGAACTGCCGCCCGGCAACCACGTCATTCCGCCCGACGGCCTGCACGGCGTCACCGTGCTGGACCTGCCCGCCCGGTGGGGCGAGCTCGACAGCGCGACCGCGCTGCGGCTCGAGATCGAAGAAGCGCCGATCCGGCCGCGTGGAATGGGCGGCAGGTCCGCGCACGATGACGGGACGAACACGGTGCCCCTGGTCGCCGTACGACTCCGGACGGAGCCGGTGCGCGCCAAGGGCGACCAGTGCAGCCTGGCGACCGCCGAGGCCCTGGCCCGTCGCCTGACGCCGCTGTTCACCCCGAGCGCGGGCTCCTCGGTCGGCGACGACGCCGTCGACATCACGGCACCGACCGACTTCATGGACCTGCTCGGCCTCGGCGACGTCCGGACCTTCGACCCGGATGCCGCCTGGCGGTCCCGCCCTGCGCGCGACCGACTGCGGGTGCCGATCGGTGTCGGCGACGGCGCCGCGCCCGTGCACCTCGACATCAAGGAATCCGCCCAGCAGGGCATGGGTCCGCACGGTCTGGTGATCGGTGCGACCGGTTCCGGCAAGTCGGAGTTCCTGCGGACGCTGGTGCTCGGCCTGGCGATGACCCACTCCCCCGAACAGCTCAACATGGTGCTGGTCGACTTCAAGGGTGGCGCGACCTTCGCGGGCATGTCCGAGATGCCGCACGTCTCGGCCGTCATCACGAACCTCTCGCAGGAACTCACCCTCGTCGACCGTATGCAGGACGCCCTGTCCGGCGAGATGGTCCGCCGCCAGGAACTGCTGCGTGAGGCCGGCAACTTCGCCTCGATCCGCGACTACGAGAAGGCCCGTCTGTCGGGCGATCCGGCCGGTGCCGCGCTGCCGCCGCTGCCCTCGCTCTTCGTCGTCGTCGACGAGTTCTCCGAAATGCTGTCCGCCAAGCCGGAGTTCATCGACCTCTTCGTCGCCATCGGTCGACTCGGCCGATCGCTGGGCCTGCACCTGCTGCTCGCCTCGCAGCGCCTCGAGGAGGGCCGGCTGCGCGGACTGGAGTCGCACCTGTCGTACCGGATCGGCCTGCGGACGTTCAGCGCCCAGGAGTCGCGCGCCGTGCTCGGCGTGCCCGACGCCTACGAACTGCCGGCCGTCCCCGGCCTCGGTTACCTGAAGCCCGACCCGACCTCGCTGACGCGCTTCAAGTCGGCGTACGTCTCGGGTCCGCCAGAGGCCGGGCGACGCCGCGTCACGCGCGACAGCGGTGGCAAGGTGCGCGGCATCCTGCCGTTCACGATCTCCGAGGTGCAGGCCTTCGACCTGCCCGAGACCGACTCCGAGCCGGACGTCGCACCCGCCGCTGCGGCAGAGGACAGCAGCATCACGTTGCTCGACGTCGCCGTACAGAAGATGGAAGGGCGTGGCCTCGCGGCCCACCAGGTCTGGCTGCCGCCGCTCGACGAACCCGACACGCTCGACCATTTGATGGCCGACCTCGCACCCCACCCCGACCTCGGCCTGGTGTCGATGCGCTGGCGCAACGTCGGCAACCTGACCATCCCGCTCGGCACCGTCGACCGACCGCGCGAACAACGCCGCGACACCCTGACCGTCAGCCTCAGCGGCGCCGCCGGACACGTGGCCGTCGTCGGCGGACCGCGCAGCGGCAAGAGCACTTTGCTGCGCACCATCGTGACCAGCCTCGCGATGACCACGACGCCGCTCGAGACGCAGTTCTACGTCCTGGACTTCGGTGGCGGCACCTTCTCGCCGCTCGCCGCGCTGCCGCACGTCGCTGGCGTCGGCAGCCGCTCGGAGCCCGAGGTCGTGCGCCGGATCCTCGCCGAGGTCAAGGGCATCGTCGACCGTCGCGAGAAGTACTTCCGCAGCCAGGGCATCGACTCCATCGAGACCTATCGCAGCCGCCGGGGCCAGGGTCGTGCCGACGACGGGTACGGCGACGTCTTCCTCGTCATCGACGGCTGGGGCACGCTGCGCTCGGAGTTCGACGACCTCGAACTGGAGATCCAGCAACTCGCCGGACGCGGCCTCACCTTCGGCCTGCACGTCGTGACCTCCTCGACCCGCTGGCCGGACTTCCGCGCAGCAATGCGCGACGTCCTCGGCACCCGTCTCGAACTGCGTCTCGGTGACCCGATCGACTCGGAGATCGACCGCAAGGTCGCAGCGCTGGTCCCGATGAACCGGCCCGGTCGCGGCCTGGTGCCGGGCAAGCTGCACTTCCTGTCCGCACTGCCGCGGATCGACAGCGACCCGTCCGCCGGGACGCTGGGCGACGGCGTCGACGCGCTCATCTCCGCTGTGGCCAAGAACTGGCGTGGCCCGACCGGCCCCAAGCTCCGGCTGCTGCCCGACCGGATCAGCCTCGACGAGGTCCGGGCACTCACCGCGACGCCGCCCGCACGGCAGTTGCTGCTCGCGATCAACGAGAAGGAACTGGCCCCGGTCGGACTCGACGTCGACGCCGAGCCGCACCTGCTGCTCTTCGGCGACGGCAAGTCGGGCAAGTCCAACCTGCTCCGCACGTACTGCCAGGAAATCATGCGCACGCGCACGCCTGCCGAGGCGCAGATCGTCGTCGTGGACTACCGGCGCTCACTGCTCGGAGAAGTCCCCGAGGAGTACCTGCTGAACTACCTCACCTCGGCCACACAGGCACAGCCCGCGTTGAACGACCTGGCGACGTACCTCCAGAACCGGATCCCCGGACCGGACGTCACGCCCGAGCAGCTGCGCAACCGCTCGTGGTGGTCCGGCGCCGAGGTGTTCGTGGTGGTCGACGACTACGACCTGGTTGCGACCCAGCAGAGCTCACCGGTCGCCCTGCTCCAGCCGCTGCTGGCCCAGGCCCGCGACGTCGGCCTGCACGTGGCCATCGCCCGCCGCTCCGGTGGAGCGTCGCGTGCGCTGTACGAACCGGTGATCCAGTCGCTGCGTGACCTCGCCATGCCCGGCATCCTGCTCGCGGGCAACCGCGACGAGGGCGTCCTGCTCGGCAACGTGCGCCCCGGACCCGCTCAACCCGGCCGTGGTCGCCTGATCACCCGCGACCGTGGCACCGAAACCGTTCAACTCGCCTGGACGGACCCCAGCGTCTGA
- a CDS encoding WXG100 family type VII secretion target has protein sequence MTVEFGQAEGALKRIADRVIQAKDEFGKHSSTLDGQISALKGKWEGDGGRAFMVLHQAWTEKHKVVTTALDKFHASLTETEKDNVAVDQQAGGSMNNLINKLGNL, from the coding sequence ATGACTGTCGAGTTCGGACAGGCAGAAGGCGCACTCAAGCGGATCGCCGATCGAGTCATCCAGGCCAAGGATGAGTTCGGCAAGCACTCCAGCACCCTCGACGGCCAGATCAGCGCGTTGAAGGGCAAGTGGGAGGGCGACGGCGGTCGCGCGTTCATGGTCCTTCACCAGGCATGGACCGAGAAGCACAAGGTCGTCACGACGGCACTGGACAAGTTCCACGCCTCGCTGACCGAGACCGAGAAGGACAACGTTGCAGTCGACCAGCAGGCCGGCGGCAGCATGAACAACCTCATCAACAAACTCGGCAACCTCTGA
- a CDS encoding WXG100 family type VII secretion target yields MSLDGLRVNHGELEAAAQNMYATVQKLDESLNNLEKDIANDVATWSGQQQEAYRVSKASWDWAMQEMKDLLDESHKTVYSSNAEYMAADKRGAGRFEF; encoded by the coding sequence ATGAGCCTCGACGGCCTCCGCGTCAACCACGGCGAGCTCGAAGCCGCTGCCCAGAACATGTACGCCACCGTCCAGAAGCTGGACGAGTCGCTCAACAACCTCGAGAAGGACATCGCCAACGATGTCGCCACCTGGTCCGGCCAGCAGCAGGAGGCCTACCGCGTCTCCAAGGCTTCCTGGGACTGGGCGATGCAGGAGATGAAGGACCTGCTCGACGAGAGCCACAAGACCGTCTACTCGTCGAACGCCGAGTACATGGCCGCCGACAAGCGCGGCGCGGGCCGATTCGAATTCTGA